In Desulfovibrio aminophilus DSM 12254, a single window of DNA contains:
- a CDS encoding 2-oxoacid:acceptor oxidoreductase subunit alpha, with the protein MSANGKKKGRKALFAQGNEAVVEGALIAGCSFYAGYPITPSSEIMELMAQKLPARPEGVFIQMEDEIGGLGAVIGASLAGRKAMTATSGPGFSLMQEHIGYACMVEAPLVLVNVMRGGPSTGLPTSPAQGDVQQARWGTHGDHPIIVLSASDVQECLEMTVTAFNMAEKYRTPVILLLDEITAHTREKIFVPPAEEFEIVNRTTPTMPPEWYKPYEETVRGVPPMPPLGSGYRFHVTGLSHDSNGFPTSRPDEVVALMERMHRKIDQFLYQVQIVREFECADCEVCVVAYGSVARSAELAVTQARGQGLKAGLLKLGTLFPFPRRALEKILGHSRAVIVPEMNMGQISREVKRVNNGRALVRTVNRVDGQIITPDEILKAIKKV; encoded by the coding sequence ATGTCCGCAAACGGCAAGAAGAAGGGGCGCAAGGCCCTGTTCGCCCAGGGCAACGAGGCCGTTGTCGAGGGTGCGCTCATCGCCGGGTGCTCGTTCTACGCGGGCTATCCCATCACTCCCTCCTCGGAGATCATGGAGCTCATGGCCCAGAAGCTGCCGGCGCGGCCCGAAGGCGTGTTCATCCAGATGGAGGACGAGATCGGCGGCCTGGGCGCGGTCATCGGCGCGTCCCTGGCCGGGCGCAAGGCCATGACCGCCACCTCGGGGCCGGGCTTCTCGCTCATGCAGGAGCATATCGGCTACGCCTGCATGGTGGAGGCTCCGCTGGTCCTGGTCAACGTCATGCGCGGCGGCCCCTCCACCGGCCTGCCCACCAGCCCGGCCCAGGGCGACGTGCAGCAGGCCCGCTGGGGCACCCACGGCGACCATCCGATCATCGTGCTTTCGGCCTCGGACGTGCAGGAGTGCCTGGAGATGACGGTCACGGCCTTCAACATGGCCGAGAAGTACCGCACCCCGGTGATCCTGCTCCTGGACGAGATCACCGCCCACACCCGGGAGAAGATCTTCGTGCCCCCGGCCGAGGAGTTCGAGATCGTCAACCGGACCACCCCGACCATGCCGCCGGAGTGGTACAAGCCCTATGAGGAGACCGTGCGCGGAGTGCCGCCCATGCCGCCCCTGGGCTCGGGGTACCGTTTCCACGTCACCGGTCTGAGCCATGACAGCAATGGTTTCCCCACCTCGCGGCCGGATGAGGTCGTGGCGCTCATGGAGCGGATGCACCGCAAGATCGACCAGTTCCTCTACCAGGTTCAGATCGTGCGCGAGTTCGAGTGCGCGGACTGCGAGGTCTGCGTGGTGGCCTACGGCAGCGTGGCCCGTTCGGCCGAACTGGCCGTGACCCAGGCGAGAGGGCAGGGCCTCAAGGCCGGTCTGCTCAAGCTCGGGACGCTTTTCCCCTTCCCGCGCCGGGCCCTGGAGAAGATTCTCGGCCACAGCCGGGCCGTCATCGTGCCCGAGATGAACATGGGCCAGATCTCGCGCGAGGTGAAACGGGTCAACAACGGGCGGGCACTGGTGCGCACCGTGAACCGGGTGGACGGCCAGATCATCACTCCCGACGAGATCCTCAAGGCCATCAAGAAGGTGTGA
- a CDS encoding 4Fe-4S dicluster domain-containing protein, with protein MSKVTIYPDWCKGCGICAAFCPAGVIEMDGQGKARVAREQDCIHCGFCELHCPDFAVVVTDKKPGARRRDKE; from the coding sequence GTGAGCAAGGTGACCATCTATCCGGACTGGTGCAAGGGTTGCGGCATCTGCGCGGCCTTCTGTCCCGCCGGGGTCATCGAAATGGACGGTCAGGGCAAGGCCCGGGTGGCGCGTGAGCAGGACTGCATCCATTGCGGCTTCTGCGAACTGCACTGTCCGGATTTCGCCGTGGTGGTCACGGACAAGAAGCCGGGCGCCCGCCGCCGGGACAAGGAGTAG
- a CDS encoding precorrin-8X methylmutase, whose amino-acid sequence MSGVEDIRAPGDIERRSFEIIDSEVSEPRPFQGVEWQVARRMIHTTADFEILSLLRFHPQACEAGLAALASGCLLITDTDMARCGIPKRRMEPLGCTVRCLMADAETAVLARDRGTTKARAAVDLAVERLAPAVWVIGNAPTALLRLLEHIDSGRARPALVVGMPVGFVNAAESKELLLAQERVPYVTLRGRKGGSALAASVINALAEAVLRG is encoded by the coding sequence ATGAGCGGCGTCGAGGACATCCGCGCCCCCGGGGACATCGAGCGGCGCTCCTTCGAGATCATCGATTCCGAGGTGTCCGAGCCGCGCCCGTTCCAGGGCGTGGAGTGGCAGGTGGCCCGCCGCATGATCCACACCACGGCGGACTTCGAAATCCTGTCCCTGTTGCGTTTTCACCCCCAGGCCTGTGAAGCTGGCCTGGCCGCCCTGGCCTCCGGCTGCCTCCTGATCACGGACACGGACATGGCCCGCTGCGGCATTCCCAAGCGGCGCATGGAGCCCCTGGGGTGTACCGTGCGTTGCCTCATGGCCGACGCCGAGACGGCCGTCCTAGCCCGGGACCGGGGTACGACCAAGGCCCGCGCGGCGGTGGATCTGGCCGTGGAGCGTTTGGCCCCGGCCGTCTGGGTCATCGGCAACGCGCCCACGGCCTTGCTGCGCCTGCTGGAGCATATCGATTCCGGGCGGGCCCGTCCGGCCCTGGTGGTGGGCATGCCCGTCGGCTTCGTCAACGCGGCAGAATCCAAGGAACTGCTCCTGGCCCAGGAGCGCGTTCCCTACGTGACCCTGCGCGGTCGCAAGGGGGGCTCGGCCCTGGCCGCCAGCGTGATCAACGCCCTGGCTGAAGCCGTTTTGCGGGGCTGA
- the deoC gene encoding deoxyribose-phosphate aldolase — MTALRAELARRLDHTLLKPQATAAEVERLCAEALEHGFFSVCVAPCRLPLATRSLVGSAVLPITVVGFPLGFQSTPVKVFEAARSVEEGAREIDMVLNVGALKDGDEVAVARDIEAVVRSAGVPVKVILETALLSDAEKIQACRLAAGAGAAFVKTCTGFSGGGATEADVRLLRANVPAHMGVKASGGIRTRAQALALLAAGADRLGASASVTIVMEG, encoded by the coding sequence GTGACAGCCTTGCGCGCGGAACTGGCCCGCCGCCTGGACCATACCCTGCTCAAACCCCAAGCCACTGCGGCGGAGGTGGAACGGCTCTGCGCCGAGGCTTTGGAGCACGGCTTCTTTTCCGTCTGCGTCGCTCCCTGCCGTCTGCCCCTGGCCACGCGGTCGCTGGTTGGGAGCGCGGTTCTGCCGATCACCGTGGTCGGGTTCCCGCTGGGCTTCCAGTCCACGCCGGTCAAGGTCTTCGAGGCTGCCCGTTCCGTGGAGGAGGGGGCTCGGGAGATCGACATGGTCCTGAACGTCGGGGCCCTCAAGGATGGCGACGAGGTGGCCGTCGCGCGGGACATTGAGGCCGTGGTGCGCTCAGCGGGCGTCCCGGTGAAGGTCATCCTGGAGACCGCGTTGTTGAGTGACGCGGAGAAGATTCAGGCCTGTCGCTTGGCGGCCGGGGCAGGAGCCGCCTTCGTCAAGACCTGCACGGGTTTTTCCGGCGGCGGAGCCACGGAGGCCGACGTGCGTCTGTTGCGCGCGAACGTCCCGGCCCACATGGGGGTCAAGGCCAGCGGCGGCATCCGCACGCGGGCCCAGGCCTTGGCTTTGCTGGCCGCCGGAGCCGATCGCCTGGGGGCTTCGGCCTCGGTGACCATCGTCATGGAGGGCTGA
- a CDS encoding amino acid ABC transporter permease, with the protein MRWDVVWNNFDYFLRGSLTFNSQTMSFEGQLGGLALAVVLAALGILGAFWLGLAAGLMRLSRRFWVKAIAVIYIEIVRGTPLLMLIFWFYFLAPILLGTAVPEFQSTLIAFIIFTGAYVGEIVRAGVAALPRGQMEAARGTGLSHFQAMRLVVLPQALRNMIPSFVNQFVSLTKDTSLASIIGVNELTNTATQVNNRTMNAPFEIFITIAVLYFLVCWVLTAISRRLEKHLARYQARGR; encoded by the coding sequence GTGCGCTGGGACGTCGTCTGGAACAATTTCGACTATTTTCTTCGGGGGTCGCTGACCTTCAACTCCCAGACCATGAGCTTCGAGGGCCAGCTCGGCGGCTTGGCCCTGGCCGTGGTCCTGGCGGCCCTGGGCATCCTGGGGGCCTTCTGGCTGGGCCTTGCCGCAGGTCTCATGCGCCTTTCCCGCCGCTTCTGGGTCAAGGCCATCGCCGTGATCTACATCGAGATCGTGCGCGGCACGCCGTTGTTGATGCTCATCTTCTGGTTCTATTTCCTGGCGCCCATCCTTCTGGGCACGGCCGTGCCGGAATTTCAGAGCACGCTCATCGCCTTCATCATCTTCACCGGGGCCTACGTGGGCGAGATCGTGCGCGCCGGCGTCGCGGCCCTGCCCAGGGGACAGATGGAGGCCGCCCGGGGCACGGGGCTGAGCCATTTCCAGGCCATGCGCCTGGTCGTCCTGCCCCAGGCCCTGCGCAACATGATCCCGTCCTTCGTGAACCAGTTTGTGAGCCTGACCAAGGATACCTCGCTGGCCTCCATCATCGGGGTCAACGAACTGACCAACACGGCCACGCAGGTGAACAACCGGACCATGAACGCGCCCTTCGAGATATTCATCACCATCGCGGTGCTTTACTTCCTGGTCTGCTGGGTGCTCACGGCCATCAGCCGCCGCCTGGAGAAGCACCTCGCCCGCTACCAGGCCCGGGGGCGCTAG
- a CDS encoding amino acid ABC transporter permease — protein MKYNFDWSVVLTGEYHQWLVDGFWLTLKISAISIVLAMALGTLVAVLRMTKVKACVWFSLAFTEFFRNTPLLVQIYFWYFGSFVLLPEAVNKWLYKQDFEFASGVIALTVYTAAFIAEEIRAGIFAIPKNQLEASRATGLSFIQAYRYVILPQAFRIIIPPLISQFLNLIKNSSLVMTIGVMDLTYMARQIESHTFRGFEAFTAATAIYICISLVVSLTINVYNKHFLRQIKY, from the coding sequence TTGAAGTACAATTTCGACTGGAGCGTCGTCCTCACCGGCGAGTACCACCAATGGCTGGTGGACGGCTTCTGGCTGACGCTCAAGATTTCGGCCATCTCCATCGTCCTGGCCATGGCCCTGGGCACCCTGGTCGCCGTGCTGCGCATGACCAAGGTCAAGGCCTGCGTCTGGTTCAGCCTGGCCTTCACCGAGTTCTTCCGCAACACGCCGCTGTTGGTGCAGATCTACTTCTGGTATTTCGGTTCGTTCGTTCTCCTGCCCGAGGCCGTGAACAAGTGGCTCTACAAGCAGGACTTCGAGTTCGCCTCCGGCGTCATCGCGCTCACGGTGTACACGGCGGCCTTCATCGCCGAGGAGATCCGCGCGGGGATCTTCGCCATTCCCAAGAATCAGTTGGAGGCCTCGCGGGCCACCGGCCTGTCCTTCATCCAGGCCTACCGCTACGTGATCCTGCCTCAGGCCTTCCGGATCATCATTCCGCCGCTCATCTCCCAGTTCCTCAACCTGATCAAGAACTCCTCCCTGGTCATGACCATCGGGGTCATGGACCTGACCTACATGGCCCGGCAGATCGAGTCGCACACCTTCCGGGGCTTCGAGGCCTTCACGGCCGCCACGGCGATCTACATCTGCATCTCCCTGGTGGTTTCCCTGACCATCAACGTCTACAACAAGCATTTCCTGCGTCAGATCAAGTACTAG
- a CDS encoding ABC transporter substrate-binding protein codes for MKKLSVVLVFVALFSLLAGAAFAGKLEDIKSKGVLVAGVKDSQPPFGYVDENSKQIVGFEIDICKFLADKLGAKLELKPVTSATRIPMLTQGSVDIVAGTMTHKIEREAEIDFSITYFPAEQKLLVKKGGGVNTVADLAGKKVGSAKGSTSEKNIQKAQPKCQVISFDTYPMAFLALKQGKVDAVTTDAPILAGLKANDDKPEMWEITGDFIADEPYGLGLPENDSDFRDFVNASLMEMWRSGEYAKIYDKWFGPKSKCPLELKWKMEIWP; via the coding sequence ATGAAGAAGCTGTCTGTTGTCCTGGTCTTTGTCGCGCTCTTCTCGCTTCTGGCCGGCGCCGCCTTCGCCGGGAAACTGGAGGACATCAAGAGCAAGGGCGTCCTCGTGGCGGGCGTCAAGGACTCCCAGCCGCCCTTCGGCTACGTGGACGAGAACTCCAAGCAGATCGTCGGCTTCGAGATCGACATCTGCAAGTTCCTGGCCGACAAGCTGGGCGCGAAGCTGGAGCTCAAGCCCGTGACCTCGGCCACCCGCATCCCCATGCTCACCCAGGGCTCGGTGGACATCGTGGCCGGCACCATGACCCACAAGATCGAGCGCGAGGCCGAGATCGACTTCTCGATCACCTACTTCCCGGCCGAGCAGAAGCTCCTGGTGAAGAAGGGCGGCGGCGTGAATACCGTGGCTGATCTGGCCGGCAAGAAGGTCGGCTCGGCCAAGGGCTCCACCTCGGAGAAGAACATCCAGAAGGCCCAGCCCAAGTGCCAGGTCATCTCCTTCGACACCTACCCCATGGCCTTCCTGGCCCTCAAGCAGGGCAAGGTCGACGCCGTGACCACCGACGCGCCCATCCTTGCCGGACTCAAGGCCAACGACGACAAGCCCGAGATGTGGGAGATCACCGGCGACTTCATCGCCGACGAGCCTTACGGCCTCGGCCTGCCCGAGAACGATTCGGACTTCCGCGACTTCGTCAACGCCTCGCTCATGGAGATGTGGCGTTCCGGCGAGTACGCCAAGATCTACGACAAGTGGTTCGGCCCCAAGAGCAAGTGCCCCCTGGAGCTGAAGTGGAAGATGGAGATCTGGCCGTAG
- a CDS encoding amino acid ABC transporter ATP-binding protein — MSMIEIQKLQKWYGGFHVLRGIDETVEKGEVLVICGPSGSGKSTFIRCVNRLEEYQQGTILFEGKDIHDKSVDVNALRAEIGIVFQQFNLYPHLTVLKNVTLAPIKVRGMARDEAENVALALLERVGIHDQAHKYPAELSGGQQQRVAIARALAMKPKVMLFDEPTSALDPEMINEVLTVMKDLAREGMTMLCVTHEMGFAREVADRVIFMDGGVVLEQAPPDVFFSNPRHERARAFLKEIL; from the coding sequence ATGTCGATGATCGAGATCCAGAAGCTTCAGAAGTGGTATGGCGGTTTTCATGTCCTGCGCGGCATCGACGAAACCGTGGAAAAAGGCGAGGTGCTCGTCATCTGCGGTCCCAGCGGCTCGGGCAAGAGCACGTTCATCCGCTGTGTGAACCGCCTGGAGGAGTACCAGCAGGGCACCATCCTCTTCGAGGGCAAGGACATCCACGACAAGAGCGTGGACGTGAACGCCCTGCGGGCCGAGATCGGCATCGTCTTCCAGCAGTTCAACCTCTACCCGCACCTGACCGTGCTCAAGAACGTGACCCTGGCCCCGATCAAGGTCCGGGGCATGGCCCGCGACGAGGCCGAAAACGTGGCTCTGGCGCTGCTGGAGCGTGTGGGCATCCACGACCAGGCTCACAAGTACCCGGCGGAACTGTCCGGTGGACAGCAGCAGCGGGTGGCCATCGCCCGGGCCCTGGCCATGAAGCCCAAGGTCATGCTCTTCGACGAGCCCACCAGCGCCCTGGACCCGGAGATGATCAACGAGGTGCTGACGGTCATGAAGGACTTGGCGCGCGAGGGCATGACCATGCTCTGCGTGACCCATGAGATGGGCTTCGCCCGCGAAGTGGCCGACCGGGTCATCTTCATGGACGGCGGCGTGGTGCTGGAGCAGGCCCCGCCGGACGTCTTCTTCTCCAATCCCCGGCATGAACGGGCCCGAGCCTTCCTGAAGGAGATCCTGTAA
- a CDS encoding L-serine ammonia-lyase, giving the protein MPPINTSLLELFRIGPGPSSSHTIGPMRAARDFLAAIRALPEEVTSRATRLEVRLYGSLAATGPGHGTNRAVLAGLLDQAPETCSPEFLGSLDLSPEAVHHIDLGGRGLVLHPADVIPDFTEHGFSHSNTLVPRLLDTHGAVLMERRYASIGGGFIHWEGQPEERRGEPVFPFFDMRSLKLALSESGMPLHELVLMNETALTGRGQAEILADLDRIMEVMDAAVRRGLTATGKLPGLGLARKAHILRARASAAESGAGRFLLHLDAYAFAAAEENAAGGIVATAPTSGSSGVIPAVLALLRRHQHRDRDALRQGLIAAGTIGLLVRHNASIAGAEVGCQGEIGAASCMAAALLAYASGLPIWAVETAAEIALEHHLGLTCDPVGGFVQIPCIERNAMGAVKAYNAFLIASVEDQGLNLMGLDGVIRAMLETGRDMSAKYKETATGGLALSCPAC; this is encoded by the coding sequence ATACCGCCCATCAACACGTCGCTTCTGGAGCTTTTCCGGATCGGTCCGGGGCCTTCCAGCTCCCACACCATCGGACCCATGCGCGCGGCCCGGGACTTCCTGGCCGCGATCCGAGCCTTGCCCGAAGAGGTGACGTCCCGCGCGACCCGGCTGGAAGTGCGCCTTTATGGCTCCCTGGCCGCCACCGGTCCGGGCCACGGCACCAATCGGGCCGTTCTGGCCGGACTCCTGGACCAAGCGCCGGAGACATGCTCCCCTGAGTTTCTCGGCTCCCTGGACCTCTCTCCCGAAGCCGTCCACCACATCGACCTGGGCGGACGAGGCCTCGTCCTCCACCCGGCGGACGTGATTCCGGATTTCACCGAACACGGCTTCAGCCACAGCAACACCCTGGTCCCCCGGCTGCTGGACACGCACGGAGCCGTGCTCATGGAGCGACGCTACGCCTCCATCGGCGGCGGCTTCATCCACTGGGAAGGCCAGCCCGAGGAGCGCCGGGGCGAACCGGTCTTCCCGTTCTTCGACATGCGGTCCCTGAAGTTGGCCTTGAGCGAGTCCGGGATGCCGCTGCACGAACTGGTGCTCATGAACGAGACCGCCCTCACCGGACGCGGGCAGGCCGAAATCCTGGCCGACCTGGACCGGATCATGGAGGTCATGGACGCCGCCGTACGCCGGGGCCTGACCGCCACAGGCAAGCTGCCCGGACTGGGGCTGGCCCGCAAGGCGCACATCCTGCGGGCCCGGGCCTCGGCCGCCGAAAGCGGGGCCGGGCGCTTCCTCCTGCACCTGGACGCTTACGCCTTCGCGGCCGCCGAGGAGAACGCGGCCGGAGGCATCGTGGCCACCGCCCCGACCTCCGGCTCCTCCGGGGTCATCCCGGCCGTGCTGGCGCTGCTGCGGCGACACCAGCACCGCGACCGCGACGCCCTGCGCCAAGGTCTCATCGCCGCCGGAACCATCGGACTGCTCGTGCGCCACAACGCGAGCATCGCCGGGGCCGAGGTCGGCTGCCAGGGCGAGATCGGCGCGGCCTCCTGCATGGCCGCCGCGCTTCTGGCCTACGCCTCGGGCCTGCCGATCTGGGCCGTGGAGACGGCCGCCGAGATCGCCTTGGAGCACCATCTGGGCCTGACCTGCGACCCGGTGGGCGGCTTCGTCCAGATCCCCTGCATCGAACGCAACGCAATGGGCGCGGTCAAGGCCTACAACGCCTTCCTCATCGCCAGCGTGGAGGATCAGGGGCTGAACCTCATGGGGCTGGACGGGGTCATCCGGGCCATGCTGGAAACCGGCAGGGACATGAGCGCCAAGTACAAGGAGACCGCTACCGGCGGCCTGGCCTTATCCTGTCCGGCCTGCTGA
- a CDS encoding efflux RND transporter periplasmic adaptor subunit, producing MTRATLPRLAILAIVLTAFALLACRSEHAAPPPTAPVRTVMAEPRDTPMVLWSVGTVRGSNSVAVKSRQDGRIIKIHFLDGDEVHSGDLLFTIDPVSQALAQAQAQAGLSGDRASAEMAVKELARYKTLYAQGAVSKDEFDQRRTAAETALAQVRSSQAAVGISAQTLGYTAIRSPIDGRIGIAKLDEGNLALANQDVLAVINTITPIDLDFSLPERYLEDVRLAFRSGPVQVVAATRGAKSLQVKGSLRAIDNSINPATGMFNMRARFENTDEILWPGQFVSAGVILSTIKGAVLVPAQAVQRGSDGDFVYRVSGGKAEPVLVKVGIPVDDYVVLDSGLKVGDEVVVEGQIRLYPGAPVAPQTPGKPSGTSS from the coding sequence ATGACGCGCGCCACCCTGCCCCGCCTCGCGATCCTTGCCATAGTCCTCACCGCGTTCGCGCTCCTGGCCTGCCGGAGCGAGCACGCCGCGCCGCCCCCCACCGCGCCCGTGCGCACGGTCATGGCCGAACCCCGCGACACCCCCATGGTTCTCTGGTCCGTGGGCACGGTGCGCGGCTCCAACTCGGTGGCCGTCAAGTCCCGCCAGGACGGCCGGATCATCAAGATCCACTTCCTGGACGGCGACGAGGTCCACTCCGGGGATCTGCTCTTCACCATCGACCCGGTCTCGCAGGCCCTGGCCCAGGCCCAGGCCCAGGCAGGGCTGTCCGGCGACAGGGCCTCCGCCGAAATGGCCGTGAAGGAGCTGGCCCGCTACAAGACGCTCTACGCCCAGGGCGCGGTGAGCAAGGACGAATTCGACCAGCGCCGCACCGCCGCCGAAACGGCCCTGGCCCAGGTCCGCTCCTCCCAGGCCGCCGTGGGCATCTCGGCCCAGACTCTTGGGTACACCGCCATCCGCTCCCCCATCGACGGCCGCATCGGCATCGCCAAGCTGGACGAGGGCAACCTGGCCCTGGCCAACCAGGACGTGCTGGCCGTGATCAACACCATCACACCCATCGACCTGGATTTCTCCCTGCCCGAACGCTACCTGGAGGACGTGCGCCTGGCCTTCCGCTCCGGCCCGGTGCAGGTCGTCGCCGCCACCCGCGGAGCCAAGTCCCTCCAGGTCAAGGGCTCGCTGCGGGCGATCGACAACAGCATCAATCCGGCCACGGGCATGTTCAACATGAGGGCCCGTTTCGAAAACACCGACGAAATCCTCTGGCCCGGCCAGTTCGTCAGCGCCGGCGTGATCCTCTCCACCATCAAGGGCGCGGTGCTCGTGCCGGCCCAGGCCGTGCAGCGAGGATCCGACGGCGACTTCGTTTACCGCGTGAGCGGGGGCAAGGCCGAACCGGTTCTGGTCAAGGTGGGCATCCCGGTGGATGACTACGTGGTCCTGGACTCGGGACTCAAGGTCGGTGACGAGGTGGTGGTGGAAGGCCAGATCCGGCTCTACCCCGGCGCACCCGTGGCCCCGCAGACGCCCGGCAAGCCCTCGGGGACGTCCTCGTGA